A stretch of the Haloarcula ordinaria genome encodes the following:
- a CDS encoding NAD(P)H-binding protein, which produces MRVLVTGATGFVGSHLVPVLLDRGHEVVALVRDPATYDAPGGVEVVKGDVLDPDLTLPSVDVACYLVHSMGSGENFEERDRRAARTFLQAVDAAGIDRIVYLGGLGRDDDDLSDHLRSRREVERLLATGEADLTVLRAAIIIGDESASFQVIRQLAQRLPVMVTPSWVRTDCQPIYIDDVVSYLVGVLEDPETAGQTFEIGGPDVLTYEDILAQTAEILFGRRPVIVPVPVLSPGLSARWLGLVTDVPTSVAKPLVDGLQNPVVVTDDSIDSYVAVETTPFREAVRLAGSKRERSERRRVEA; this is translated from the coding sequence ATGCGCGTCCTCGTCACCGGTGCGACCGGGTTCGTCGGTAGTCATCTGGTTCCGGTGCTGCTCGACCGGGGCCACGAGGTCGTCGCACTCGTCCGTGACCCCGCGACGTACGACGCACCGGGCGGCGTCGAGGTTGTCAAGGGCGACGTGCTCGACCCGGACCTCACGCTCCCGTCGGTCGACGTCGCCTGCTATCTCGTCCACTCGATGGGTTCCGGGGAGAACTTCGAGGAGCGCGACCGGCGGGCGGCCCGGACGTTCCTCCAGGCGGTCGACGCGGCGGGTATCGACCGCATCGTCTACCTCGGTGGGCTGGGCCGCGACGACGACGACCTTTCGGACCACCTGCGGTCCCGTCGCGAGGTGGAACGCCTGCTGGCGACCGGCGAAGCCGACCTGACGGTGCTCCGGGCGGCTATCATCATCGGCGACGAGTCCGCGAGCTTCCAGGTCATCCGCCAGCTCGCACAGCGCCTCCCGGTGATGGTCACCCCGAGCTGGGTCCGGACGGACTGTCAGCCCATCTACATCGACGACGTCGTTTCGTATCTCGTCGGGGTGCTCGAAGACCCGGAGACGGCCGGGCAGACCTTCGAAATCGGTGGGCCGGACGTGCTGACCTACGAGGATATCCTGGCCCAGACCGCCGAGATTCTGTTCGGCCGGCGGCCGGTCATCGTCCCCGTTCCGGTCCTCTCCCCCGGACTGTCGGCCCGCTGGCTCGGCCTCGTGACGGACGTGCCGACCAGCGTCGCGAAGCCGCTGGTCGACGGCCTCCAGAACCCCGTGGTCGTCACCGACGACAGCATCGACTCGTACGTCGCCGTCGAGACGACGCCGTTCCGGGAGGCGGTCAGGCTGGCGGGGTCGAAACGAGAGCGGTCCGAGCGCCGCCGGGTCGAGGCCTGA
- a CDS encoding potassium channel family protein, whose translation MGSKLDVIIAGGGRVGFETATILDDRGHDVTVVERDQARADAVSDEYVATVISGDASNPSILEQAGVEDADAIAGLTGLAGLNLAVCMEAKDMAPDIRTVARIDTRAKESYTRFVDQVLFPELAGARTAANEIIGSDVETLADLTGTLDIMQIRVAEGAPAAGRQLSEIRFPAGTLVVSDDDGDRIARPDTTLDAGKRYVVAVEPDVADEVMNLMRG comes from the coding sequence ATCGCGGGCGGCGGCCGTGTCGGCTTCGAAACAGCGACCATCTTAGACGACCGGGGCCACGACGTCACCGTCGTCGAGCGCGACCAGGCGAGAGCCGACGCCGTCTCCGACGAGTACGTCGCGACGGTCATCTCCGGCGACGCCTCGAACCCGTCGATACTGGAACAGGCCGGCGTCGAGGACGCCGACGCCATCGCCGGGCTCACCGGGCTGGCGGGACTGAACCTCGCCGTCTGTATGGAGGCAAAGGACATGGCGCCGGACATCCGGACGGTGGCACGCATCGACACCCGCGCCAAGGAGTCGTACACCCGGTTCGTCGACCAGGTCCTGTTCCCGGAACTCGCGGGGGCACGCACCGCCGCGAACGAGATCATCGGCAGCGACGTCGAGACGCTCGCGGACCTCACGGGCACGCTCGACATCATGCAGATCCGCGTCGCCGAGGGCGCGCCGGCCGCCGGCCGGCAGCTCTCCGAGATCCGGTTCCCGGCCGGCACGCTCGTCGTCTCCGACGACGATGGCGACCGAATCGCCCGGCCGGACACGACGCTCGACGCCGGCAAGCGCTACGTCGTCGCCGTCGAACCGGACGTCGCCGACGAGGTGATGAACCTCATGCGCGGGTGA